The DNA region ACGAACGGTGACGCGACGAAGCCGGCGGGAAGTGTGCCGCCGAGCGCGACGATGCGCGCCGGGTCGTGGTTGCGCACGCTGACGTAGGTCAGGCAGGCGGCCAGTGCGGCGGCGAAGCCGATCTTGTTGTCCGCGGGCGGAAAGTGCATCGATGCCGAAGTGTCGACGAACACGTGCAGCGGCGCCTCGCGTTCGGCGCGGAAGGTCTTGATCAGAAGCTGGTCGAGACGGCCGTAAGCGTTCCAGTCGAGGTGACGCAGGTCGTCTCCGGCGGCGTAGGTCTTGTGGCTTTCGAGCTCGAGACCGTAGCCCTGGGCCCCGCGTGGCATCGGGGTGTTGCCGGGGCGCGTGCTCAACGAGTGCCGCACCCGCAAGCGCAGGCGGTCGAGCTTGCGGAGGAACTCCGGCGCATTCGCCACGGCGAGCGCGGCGGCGAGCGGCGAGACTTCAGCGCCGTAGCCGTCGGGTGGCATGGACGACCCGCTCGACCAGGGTAATTGGATCGATGGCATCGGTCACCGCCGCGAAGTTGAGCACCAGCCGGTGATTGAGCGCGGGAACGGCAACCGCGTCGATGTCGTCGTAGGCGACGTTGACCCGTCCATCGAGGAGGGCCCGAACCTTGGCCCCGAGCAGCAGGGCCTGCCCGCCCCGCGGACTGGAGCCGAAGCTGACGTAGCGACTGACCGTGTCGTCGGTTGCGGTCGGGGCCCGATCGCGGGGCGCGTACTTCGAGCCCACCGGCAGTGTCGCCCGCACCATTGCCGCCGCGTATTCCGCCAGCGGCGGAGCCACCAGCACTTCGCGCACGAGGTGGCGCAGCGCCTCGATGCGCGCGGCCGCTTCTTCGGCGGCGAACACCGGCGCGATCGATGCCACCGCCTCGCCGGTGGTCGAATCGAGGATACGCTGCATGTCGGCATGATCGGGATAAGGGAGCAGTACCTTGAACAGGAAGCGGTCTATCTGCGCCTCGGGCAGGGGATAGGTACCCTCCATCTCGATGGGATTGAGCGTCGCGAGGACAAAGAACGGCGGGTCCAGCCGGTAGGTCGTGCCGGCGACGGTCACCTGCAACTCGGCCATCGCTTCGAGTAGCGCCGACTGGGTCTTCGGCGTGGCGCGATTGATTTCGTCGGCAAGGACGACGTGGGCGAACAGGGGACCGGGGACGAACACGAAGTCGCGGCGGCCGTCGGTTTCGGCCACCATGCGCGTGCCGGTGATGTCGGCGGGCATCAGGTCGACGGTGAACTGGACGCGGCTGAAAGAGAGATTCAGCGCCGCGCCGAGCGAGCGAACGATGAGCGTCTTGCCCGTGCCGGGGACGCCTTCGATGAGTACATGTCCGCCGGCGAAGAATGCGATCAGGATCTGTTCGAGGATGTCGGCGTGGCCGACGATGACACGGCCCAGCTCCGTGCGCAGCCGCTGAAACGTATCGGTGAAGTCGCGGACCGCGTGTGCCGCGGCGGTTGCCGGTGCCGTACTCATGGTTCCTCCCGAATCGAATACACGCGCCGGACCAGATCCTCGTATTCGGGAGGAACTTCCGCCTTGCGCAGCAGATCGTCGGCCAACTGAGTGTCGCTCAGTGAGGGTGTGGGCCGCGCGGCCGCGCCGGCGCGAGCCTGCCCGCCGGCCGCGCGCGAGATGCCCGGGTTACGCTCGATCGACTTGAGGAACGACCCGATCGTGACCTTGAACGGAGCCGCGTTGCCGGCGCCGGGAGTGCCGCCCTCGGGCCGCCGTGCCAGCAGACTGCCCGCCTGCGATCCACCGCCCGCCGGCGGGGCTGCGCCGGTGGCCGGTTTGACGTCGCCCGCCCGTTTCCCGTCGTCATCACCGGTCTCGGTCCGCCCGGCGGGTCGCGTGCCGGAGTCGGGTCCGGGGGTTCCCGCGGTCTGCGGTTCGCGATCCGGCGATTCGCCGTCTCCGGGACTTTCGTTGCCGGCCTTGACTCCATGACGCGCGCGGGCGTCGAGCGGGCTGCTCGATGTGCCGTTGCCGTCCCGATTGCCGGGCTGCGGCTGGCCGGTGCCCGGCTCCGTGCCGGCGCCGCCGTGGTCGGCGTTGGTGACAGCTCTCGCCAGGGATTGCGGCCGGCCGACGCTTTCGCCTTGCACGGCGGCAAGGATGGCCTGCCGGAGCTGGTCAGGCAGATCGGGCGCCGGGCTTGCGGCCGACTGCGTCGCGGCCGCGCTCTCGCCCGGATCGGCGCCGTCCCCGCCGGCCCGTTCGCCGCCGCGGTTCAGGGTGTCGGTGTGGCGCGATCCGTCGTTGCGCAACCGGTCGCCCTGTTCCGGGCCCCGCGAGATCTGTCGGGAGTCGCGGGGCGGGACGTTCCGGGGCGGCGGATTGGGTGCCGTAGCGGGTTGGTTCTGGAGCAGGCGCGCAAGCGGCTGTGCTCGCGGCCACAGCGCGACGCCGGCGAGAACGCCGAGCGCCACGAGCAAGCCGAGGGCACCGCGCGGCAGTCGGCGCGGGAATGCCCGGGCCGGCCGCCAGAGAGCGCCAAGGTCCGCGGTCTGGGCGACGAGGAGCGGAAGCAGCGGCGAGGATTCGCGATCCCGGGGTAAGGCGGCGAGTGTGGTGAGCCGATCGGAGAGCCGAGCCCGGCGATCGGCGATCCGCGCCGCGGCGATGACGTCGACCCGGTGCCGACGTGCGTATACGAGGGCGGCGGCGACGGCTGCCGCCGTGCCTACCAGGGCGAGCGCCGTGGCGAGCCGAAACATGGCGCTCGAGCCCCACAGTGCCGCGGCCGTCAGCGCGGCGGCCAGCAGCGAGAGCACGGTAGCCGTGGCGCAAGCGGCGTCGAGAAGCACGAAACGATTGGCGCGCTGCCGGACTGCACGCAGTTGCCGGTCGACGCCGGCCAGGCCTTCGGGAGCGGGCATGATGCGCGTGCGGCGAAGATAGAGGAGGGGGTCGAGGGGGTCAACACTGCGATCGGCGCTGGGGGTTTTGGGTTGATGCGCGACGGCGGCTGTAGTAACCAGCGGACACTGGGGGAGGGCGCGGTCGCGCCCTGCCGATTGCGTTAGTCGATGCAGCGCACGCCCGGAGCGGCGGTACCGTGCGGAAGGAGGTTCTGATGGGCGATTGGAGGGTGTTGCGTGCGGGCAGCGAGCGGGGCGGCAGGCGACGCCGGATCGGGCTGGCGTTGGCGGCGCTCGGGTGTGTGGCGGCGGCAGCCGCCATTCCGCAGGTGGAGTTGGTCAGTGTCAACATCTTCGGCGGCGCCGGCAATGCGCTCAGCAACAGTCCGGCAGTCAACCTCGACGGCAACATAGTCGCCTTTTACTCAGACGCCTCCAACCTCGTCCAGGGCGATCGGAACGAGGTGCGCGACGTGTTTGTGCGGGATCTCGATGCCGGCGTCACCGAGAGAGTGAGCGTGAGCGGCACGGGTGCGCAGGCCAACGGCCCCAGCCACAAACAGGGCGATGCCCCGGGCCTCAGCGCCAACGGCAACATCGTCGCTTTCTATTCGGACGCTACGAATCTGGTCGATGCGGACACCAATGGTCAGACCGACGTGTTCGTGCGTGTGCGCGACGGCGGCGTTACCGAGTTGATCAGCGTCGGGGCGGACGGTGCGCCGGCCAACGGACCGAGCCTGTTTCCGAGCGCCAGCGGCGACGGCCGTTACGTCGCCTTCCAGTCCCTGGCGACCAATCTCCTGGCTGAAGCCGTTAGCGGTCAGGCCGACATATACGTGCGCGACCGGGTGTCCGGTGCCACTGTCCGTGCGTGTCCGGGGTTCCAGCGCAACGGACCCGCCATCGCGCCCTCGCTGAGCGCCGACGGCACCGCCGTTGCGTTTGCCGCCGCCGACACGGCGCTGGTGCCGGCGACCGTCAATCGCTTTTTCCAGATCTACGTGTGCGTTCTCCAGAGCGGCACGGTTTCGCTGGCGAGCGTCAATAACGCCGGCCAACCGGGTAACGCCGACAGTTTCCTGCCGGCGTTGAACGAGAACGGCACGCTGGTCGCTTTCAAGTCGAACGCCGACAACCTCGTGCCCGACGACCGGAACGGTTTTGTCGATGTCTTTGCCCGCGACCTGGCGGCGAGCCAGACCGAACGCATCAGCGTGTCGTTCCGGGGCGGCGATGCGGACGACCTGTCGTTTCCGCCGGCGGTCGATTACGAGGGGCGCTTCGTGGCCTTCGGTTCGCTCGCTTCGGATCTCGTGCCCAACGACTTCAACGGCAAACCCGGCGTGTTCGTCCGCGACCGTACCGGCGGGGTTACCTTCCTCGGCGACGTGAACCACCTCGGGCAGCAGGGCAACGGCACCGTGCCGGACGATCCGCCGGCCCTCAGCGGCGGCGGTCGTTCGCTCGCCTACGCGTCGACGGCCACCAACCTCGCCCCCAACAACCCCGATTCCATGCTCAGCGTCTTCATCGGCCGCAATCCGTTCGCATGTGTCGACGATGAGGATTGCCCCGCCGGTTTCGTTTGCATCGAGGGTTTCTGCTCCCTGCTCGGCACGCCGACGCCGACGCCGACGCGTACCTCCACGCCGACGCCCGGGCCGGACGACTGCTGCCAGTGTCCGGGCCCGCTGTGCGAGGCGCCGGGAGCGACGGGTTGCCCGGCGAATTGCGAGGCGGTGTATGCGGCGCTGTGCGAGGACGGGATCAACTGCGTGACGTTCACGCCGACGTCGACGCCCACCCCGACGCCGACGCATACGGCGACGCCGACGCCCGGACCGGACGATTGCTGCCAGTGTCCGGGTCCGCTGTGCGAGGCGCCGGGAGCGACGGGTTGTCCGGAGAACTGCGAGGCAGTGTATGCGGCGCTGTGCGAGGACGGGATCAACTGCGTGACGTTCACGCCGACGCCGACCGCCACGGCGACGCCGACGCCGGGGCCGGACGACTGCTGCCAGTGTCCGGGTCCGTTGTGCGAGGCGCCGGGAGCGACGGGTTGCCCGGCGAACTGCGAGGC from Candidatus Binatia bacterium includes:
- a CDS encoding AAA family ATPase, producing the protein MSTAPATAAAHAVRDFTDTFQRLRTELGRVIVGHADILEQILIAFFAGGHVLIEGVPGTGKTLIVRSLGAALNLSFSRVQFTVDLMPADITGTRMVAETDGRRDFVFVPGPLFAHVVLADEINRATPKTQSALLEAMAELQVTVAGTTYRLDPPFFVLATLNPIEMEGTYPLPEAQIDRFLFKVLLPYPDHADMQRILDSTTGEAVASIAPVFAAEEAAARIEALRHLVREVLVAPPLAEYAAAMVRATLPVGSKYAPRDRAPTATDDTVSRYVSFGSSPRGGQALLLGAKVRALLDGRVNVAYDDIDAVAVPALNHRLVLNFAAVTDAIDPITLVERVVHATRRLRR
- a CDS encoding DUF58 domain-containing protein → MPPDGYGAEVSPLAAALAVANAPEFLRKLDRLRLRVRHSLSTRPGNTPMPRGAQGYGLELESHKTYAAGDDLRHLDWNAYGRLDQLLIKTFRAEREAPLHVFVDTSASMHFPPADNKIGFAAALAACLTYVSVRNHDPARIVALGGTLPAGFVASPFVRHRTGLERLRDFLLELRPAGDTALADGIAAALRGRGTPGVAVVVSDFLVPAPLYESALGLLAGRRFTVAAVRVLGPGERDPVRLFRRAELVDAETGARRFVTLGPANLTRYQAALRDHLGGLEAFCRRSGVMLAVVDPAAGIDRALFEDLPGLGLVH